In the genome of Xanthomonas hortorum pv. pelargonii, the window GCAGCTGCGCCACTTCCTTGCGGCGCTGTTCCAGCTGGGCGGTGACCACCGCTTCTTCGCTGCGGGCCTTGGCCAGATCGGCATCGGCAGCAGCGCGCAAGGCGATCTGCGGCACCTGCTTGCGCTGGCGCTTGTCCAGTTGCGCCTGCTGGGCCTGCATCAGTTCCTGTCGGGCCAGATTGACCAGATCGGGGGCGTATTGGTCGGCATCGGCC includes:
- a CDS encoding DUF4398 domain-containing protein — protein: MTASFAYLRRSLYGIACFMVLSSPAAAQVAPELTAAEQAVQRATQADADQYAPDLVNLARQELMQAQQAQLDKRQRKQVPQIALRAAADADLAKARSEEAVVTAQLEQRRKEVAQLQNSLNTGEGGR